A single Natrialba magadii ATCC 43099 DNA region contains:
- a CDS encoding MBL fold metallo-hydrolase, whose protein sequence is MTEITPETVAERLEQGDDDVTLVDVRDAESFAEWHVPGSEHIDVYDELQDDPEAAGDLLAELPEDEEIVTVCAAGVLAGDAADLLQERGYDASVLAEGMNGWARVHRHAELECDLEGDLIQVARPGTGCLSHVLVSEGEAAVFEPSQYIEEYEAILEEYDADLVGVFDTHAHADHVSGGQTLAEAHDVPYYLHPADDDGIGATHVEDGDRRAVGAVEVEVVHTPGHSPGSVTFAVESEALLTGDTLFHDSVGRVELGVDAGLEDTDVEDNAGTLYESLERLRTFEGDPLVLPAHDSGSPQPPVAARLSEVKERNEAFCQDRETLVAALAGDIPDQPANFERIKLANVGTEEVSDEEADELELGPNRCAAE, encoded by the coding sequence ATGACAGAGATCACGCCGGAAACCGTCGCTGAACGACTCGAGCAGGGAGACGACGATGTCACCCTGGTCGACGTCCGTGACGCCGAGTCGTTCGCGGAGTGGCACGTCCCCGGAAGCGAGCACATCGACGTCTACGACGAACTACAAGACGACCCTGAGGCAGCGGGCGATCTATTGGCCGAACTGCCGGAAGACGAGGAGATCGTCACCGTCTGTGCGGCGGGCGTCCTCGCCGGAGACGCGGCCGACCTCCTCCAGGAACGCGGCTACGACGCGAGTGTCCTCGCCGAGGGAATGAACGGCTGGGCACGCGTCCACCGCCACGCCGAACTCGAGTGCGACCTCGAGGGTGACCTGATTCAGGTCGCCCGCCCTGGAACGGGGTGTCTCTCCCACGTCCTGGTCTCTGAGGGAGAGGCTGCCGTTTTCGAACCCTCTCAGTACATCGAGGAGTACGAGGCAATCCTTGAGGAGTACGACGCTGATCTGGTGGGCGTCTTCGACACGCACGCCCACGCCGACCACGTCTCCGGTGGGCAGACACTCGCCGAGGCCCACGACGTCCCGTACTACCTCCATCCCGCCGACGACGACGGAATCGGTGCTACCCACGTCGAGGACGGCGACCGCCGTGCGGTCGGTGCCGTCGAGGTCGAAGTGGTACATACGCCAGGTCATAGCCCGGGTAGTGTCACCTTCGCCGTCGAATCGGAGGCGCTTTTGACCGGTGATACACTCTTTCACGACAGTGTTGGTCGGGTCGAACTCGGCGTTGACGCCGGACTCGAGGACACGGACGTCGAGGACAACGCCGGGACGCTTTACGAGAGCTTAGAGCGCCTGCGTACCTTCGAGGGCGACCCGCTCGTGTTGCCGGCCCATGACTCCGGAAGCCCCCAGCCACCTGTGGCTGCCCGCCTGAGCGAGGTAAAAGAGCGCAACGAAGCGTTCTGCCAGGACCGGGAGACGTTAGTTGCAGCACTGGCTGGCGACATTCCTGACCAGCCAGCGAACTTCGAGCGCATCAAGCTTGCCAATGTTGGCACCGAGGAAGTTTCCGACGAAGAGGCGGACGAACTCGAGCTCGGACCCAACCGCTGTGCGGCCGAATAA
- a CDS encoding PAS domain-containing protein, translated as MGTRAGAPDGEFWGDVDDEVALHRYRTLVNTIDDGVYQLDSDGHFVAVNDVIVETMGYSRDELLGEHVSLVLTDHDVDRIGRSPART; from the coding sequence ATGGGTACACGAGCGGGCGCTCCTGACGGGGAATTTTGGGGGGATGTCGATGATGAGGTGGCGCTCCACCGGTATCGGACGCTCGTCAACACGATCGACGACGGCGTGTATCAGCTTGATTCGGATGGACACTTCGTTGCGGTCAACGATGTAATCGTGGAAACGATGGGATATTCACGCGACGAACTCCTCGGCGAACACGTCTCGCTCGTTCTCACCGATCACGACGTCGACCGGATCGGACGTTCACCGGCCAGGACGTGA
- a CDS encoding ABC transporter permease — MSTPTESGTTDREVARSANTFTGDVWVNFKRWNLKAVRNPFVLVVSLAQPFIFLVLFTEVFGNVAGGAVSEGLGSGVDYTTFLVPAIAIQVALASAVTSGIGLVNDIENGMFEKVLVSPMNRTAVFVGKTLAEVFRIALQIAIILGLGVLLGAEITTGVVGAAGIMAVGILFSFWFIAFSNMLAVLTRDQESTIIGANLLQFPLLFLSSAFLPLEVLPNWIQLFARINPVTYGVDAARAIMLDEDVMTVLEVTAFGGALDTIVPAVAVLAGLGLVFGAGAVHLLSKASSSEVR, encoded by the coding sequence GTGAGCACGCCGACCGAATCGGGAACCACCGACCGCGAGGTGGCGAGATCCGCAAACACGTTCACCGGAGACGTCTGGGTCAATTTCAAGCGCTGGAACCTCAAGGCCGTCCGGAACCCGTTCGTCCTCGTCGTCTCGCTCGCACAGCCGTTCATCTTCCTCGTGTTGTTCACGGAGGTGTTCGGCAACGTCGCCGGCGGGGCGGTGAGCGAGGGGTTGGGGTCGGGAGTCGACTACACCACCTTTCTCGTCCCGGCGATCGCGATCCAGGTCGCGCTCGCATCGGCGGTCACCTCGGGAATCGGGCTGGTCAACGACATCGAGAACGGCATGTTCGAGAAGGTGCTCGTCTCGCCGATGAACCGAACCGCCGTATTCGTCGGCAAAACCCTCGCAGAGGTGTTCCGTATCGCCCTCCAGATAGCGATCATCCTCGGACTGGGTGTGCTCCTCGGCGCGGAGATCACGACCGGCGTCGTCGGTGCCGCCGGGATCATGGCCGTCGGCATCCTCTTTTCGTTCTGGTTTATCGCGTTCTCGAACATGCTCGCGGTGCTGACTCGAGACCAGGAGTCGACGATCATCGGCGCGAACCTCTTGCAGTTCCCACTCCTGTTCCTCTCGAGTGCTTTTCTCCCCCTCGAGGTGCTCCCGAACTGGATTCAGTTGTTCGCTCGAATCAATCCTGTCACGTACGGCGTCGATGCCGCACGTGCGATTATGCTCGACGAAGACGTGATGACCGTCCTCGAGGTGACGGCGTTCGGCGGCGCGCTCGACACGATTGTTCCCGCCGTCGCCGTTCTCGCCGGACTGGGACTCGTGTTCGGTGCCGGAGCCGTACATCTGCTTTCGAAGGCCTCGAGTTCGGAGGTTCGGTAA
- a CDS encoding helix-turn-helix domain-containing protein has product MSMYEVSFKLRHECPYRGLSEQFPGVSIREWYLQDCQVLEITASDASDDELLKQIDALGTVLHTTADGSDLHVIVQSCACPIEESIIRRFERHNCVHLPPTVYRNGWEHYSVIGFDEADVTALLAELDADREIDVLSKTSIEERHVPHSSLFSVDRLFDGLTERQLEALRIALDAGYYNQPRGASITELAEETTVARATFEEHLRKAENKLVTNAGQFVRLLTEAQGDVLRSGARSVKPVGDD; this is encoded by the coding sequence ATGAGTATGTACGAAGTCTCGTTCAAACTCCGCCACGAGTGTCCCTATCGGGGGCTCTCCGAGCAGTTTCCCGGGGTTTCGATCCGGGAGTGGTATCTCCAGGATTGTCAGGTCCTCGAGATCACCGCTTCGGACGCCAGCGACGACGAGTTGCTCAAGCAAATCGACGCGCTCGGAACGGTCTTGCACACCACGGCCGACGGCTCAGACCTGCATGTGATCGTCCAGTCGTGTGCCTGTCCCATCGAGGAGTCGATCATCCGTCGGTTCGAGCGTCACAACTGTGTGCACCTGCCGCCGACGGTGTACCGCAACGGCTGGGAGCACTATTCGGTGATTGGCTTCGACGAGGCCGACGTAACGGCGTTGCTCGCCGAACTCGACGCGGACCGTGAGATCGACGTCCTCTCGAAGACCTCGATCGAGGAACGACACGTCCCTCACAGTTCGCTGTTCTCGGTCGATCGACTGTTCGACGGCCTCACCGAGCGCCAACTCGAGGCCTTACGGATCGCGCTGGACGCAGGCTACTACAACCAACCACGGGGCGCATCGATCACAGAGCTCGCCGAGGAGACGACTGTTGCGCGGGCGACTTTCGAGGAACACCTGCGGAAGGCTGAGAACAAACTCGTCACGAACGCCGGGCAGTTCGTCCGACTGCTGACCGAGGCCCAGGGCGACGTGTTGCGTTCGGGAGCACGGAGCGTAAAACCGGTCGGAGACGACTGA
- a CDS encoding ABC transporter ATP-binding protein has protein sequence MSDEQLIGGAETLREHSRDSSVSRVESAKHTSIDISELELTYADGTEAVSGVDLSVGDGEFFGFLGPNGAGKTTVIKVLATLLSPTAGEVRVNRFDVQTEPRKIRESIGYMAQETSIDPELTAEENIRFACEAYGVPRGERDERTAELLDLVDLEAVANKRSEEFSGGMKKRLDAATALVHRPPLVFLDEPTTGLDPAARNRLWEYFQRINEQGTTIFLTTQYLEEADTLCERLAVILDGGIVADGSPADLKREVGGDVLDIELGDGPEARARAATIAREFDDFDAATVEETETGISVTAKAARQSGTDLLVALRDAGLIVTGFNVRAPTLDDVFLAITGERVDTDDGAAIMEELP, from the coding sequence ATGTCAGACGAACAATTGATAGGAGGTGCTGAAACGCTCCGTGAGCACTCACGGGACTCGAGTGTGAGTCGAGTCGAGTCTGCCAAACACACCTCGATCGATATCTCTGAACTCGAGCTCACGTACGCTGACGGAACTGAAGCCGTTAGCGGCGTCGATCTGAGCGTCGGTGATGGCGAATTCTTCGGGTTTCTCGGTCCTAACGGCGCAGGCAAGACGACGGTGATCAAAGTGCTCGCGACACTGCTGTCGCCGACCGCCGGCGAGGTCCGTGTCAACAGGTTCGATGTCCAAACCGAGCCGCGAAAGATTCGGGAATCGATCGGCTACATGGCCCAAGAGACCAGCATCGATCCGGAACTCACGGCCGAGGAGAACATTCGATTCGCGTGTGAAGCTTACGGCGTCCCGCGAGGCGAACGGGACGAGCGAACCGCCGAACTGCTCGACCTCGTCGACCTCGAGGCGGTCGCCAACAAGCGCTCGGAGGAGTTTTCCGGCGGGATGAAAAAGCGACTGGACGCCGCCACTGCGCTCGTCCACCGGCCGCCGCTGGTCTTTCTCGACGAACCGACGACCGGTCTCGATCCGGCGGCACGCAATCGTCTCTGGGAATACTTCCAGCGAATCAACGAGCAGGGGACGACAATCTTCCTCACCACGCAGTACCTCGAGGAGGCCGACACGCTCTGTGAGCGGCTGGCAGTCATTCTCGACGGCGGGATTGTCGCCGACGGATCTCCCGCCGATCTCAAGCGGGAGGTCGGCGGCGACGTCCTCGATATCGAACTGGGCGATGGACCCGAGGCCAGGGCGCGCGCTGCAACAATCGCACGCGAGTTCGACGACTTCGATGCCGCGACCGTCGAGGAGACCGAGACGGGAATCAGCGTCACCGCGAAAGCGGCCCGTCAGTCGGGAACGGATCTCCTCGTTGCACTGCGGGACGCGGGACTGATCGTCACCGGATTTAATGTTCGGGCGCCGACACTGGACGATGTCTTCCTCGCGATTACGGGTGAGCGCGTCGACACCGACGATGGCGCGGCCATAATGGAGGAGTTACCGTGA
- the tnpA gene encoding IS200/IS605-like element ISNma12 family transposase: MKTKRHATYNLNYHIVWVPKCRNSVLVNEVANRVRRILHEIADEKGLEIIDLTVQSDHVHLFVSSPPKHAPSLLANWFKGISSRKYNHRHADHDGEKIKWARGYYAGTAGHVSSETVQDYIQRQQNS, encoded by the coding sequence ATGAAGACCAAACGGCACGCGACCTACAACCTTAACTATCACATAGTGTGGGTCCCGAAGTGCCGAAACTCGGTGCTGGTTAACGAGGTCGCCAACCGTGTGCGTCGAATCCTCCACGAGATCGCCGACGAAAAAGGGTTGGAGATCATCGACCTTACCGTCCAATCCGACCACGTACACCTATTCGTCAGTAGCCCACCAAAGCACGCTCCCTCACTCCTCGCCAACTGGTTCAAAGGCATTAGTTCCCGGAAGTACAACCACCGCCACGCCGACCACGACGGCGAGAAAATCAAGTGGGCACGCGGCTACTATGCCGGAACAGCGGGACACGTCTCAAGCGAGACGGTGCAAGACTACATCCAGCGTCAACAGAACTCATGA
- a CDS encoding MFS transporter, with amino-acid sequence MSGEYAQGIRRNWRQFALQIMTVFAVGLTMGSQRNVVPIMGEETFGVESLLVIGSFVVSFGIVKAVLNLYSGKWAETYGRKPILIAGWVAAIPIPFILIFAPGWSWIAVGNVLLGVNQGVAWSMSMISKIELAGPDQRGLAAGLDEAFGYTGVAVGAWLTGVIAAQYSLRPEPFYFLAAVIVVALLIATVLIEETLPYAKAEAAGLDDNSDGDGDSDGDGVGVETDGETSEADLSFIEIVKRATYKDRTLFTAAQAGHVENFVDTLVWIAFPIFLIGQGLDVAQVGVVVGVHSAAYFLQVYTGRLGDRVGRKPPIVIGFFLAGAGVLGMVLVEGYYLWILFSALSGVGMALHYPNLIAVASDAAHPLWRSTGLGVYRLWRDLGYAVGAILIGLSVDLLSIEAAFYGTAIAMFLSGGLVVAWMEETHPGLQS; translated from the coding sequence ATGAGCGGCGAGTACGCACAGGGTATCCGCCGGAACTGGCGACAGTTTGCCCTCCAGATCATGACGGTCTTCGCCGTTGGGCTCACGATGGGGTCCCAGCGAAACGTCGTGCCTATCATGGGCGAGGAGACCTTCGGCGTCGAGTCGCTCCTGGTGATCGGCTCGTTCGTCGTGAGCTTCGGGATCGTCAAGGCTGTACTCAACCTGTATTCGGGGAAGTGGGCCGAAACCTACGGCCGCAAGCCGATCCTGATCGCGGGCTGGGTCGCCGCGATTCCGATCCCGTTCATTCTGATCTTTGCCCCGGGCTGGAGCTGGATCGCCGTCGGGAACGTCTTACTCGGGGTCAATCAGGGGGTCGCCTGGAGCATGAGCATGATCTCGAAGATCGAACTCGCCGGCCCCGACCAGCGGGGGCTCGCGGCCGGGCTCGACGAGGCCTTCGGCTACACTGGCGTCGCCGTCGGCGCGTGGCTGACGGGCGTGATCGCTGCCCAGTATAGTCTCCGGCCAGAGCCGTTCTACTTCCTTGCGGCAGTGATCGTCGTCGCCTTGCTCATCGCGACCGTCCTGATTGAGGAGACGCTCCCCTACGCGAAAGCAGAGGCGGCGGGTCTCGACGACAATAGCGATGGCGATGGCGATAGCGACGGCGACGGCGTCGGCGTCGAAACTGACGGCGAAACGAGTGAGGCCGATCTCTCGTTCATCGAAATCGTCAAGCGCGCGACCTACAAGGACCGGACGCTCTTTACGGCAGCGCAGGCGGGCCACGTCGAGAACTTCGTCGACACGCTCGTCTGGATCGCCTTCCCGATATTCCTGATCGGCCAGGGCTTGGACGTCGCCCAGGTCGGGGTTGTGGTCGGCGTCCACAGCGCCGCGTACTTCCTGCAGGTCTACACCGGCCGACTCGGTGACCGGGTGGGACGCAAGCCGCCAATCGTTATTGGCTTCTTCCTCGCCGGCGCGGGCGTCCTCGGGATGGTGCTCGTCGAAGGGTACTACCTTTGGATCCTCTTCTCGGCGCTTTCCGGCGTCGGGATGGCACTGCACTACCCCAATCTGATTGCGGTGGCAAGCGACGCGGCCCACCCGCTGTGGCGCTCGACTGGCCTCGGGGTCTACCGCCTCTGGCGAGATTTAGGCTACGCCGTCGGTGCTATCCTCATTGGCCTCTCGGTCGACCTACTCTCGATCGAGGCCGCCTTCTACGGCACCGCCATCGCGATGTTCCTCTCCGGTGGCCTCGTCGTTGCCTGGATGGAAGAGACCCACCCGGGCTTACAGTCTTGA
- a CDS encoding RNA-guided endonuclease InsQ/TnpB family protein: MTELTETLELKLVELNAHKHRKLCETKQAYQDALKAAFNANCTTQTEANDVVVNYDLSGYAKNALKKYVPQLCGDSYNADELHNDHPVRFTNEGPKLDHQPQNALEWYVKIPHHEDYHLWIPVQINPNQREWLEALYADDAEMGECRLIERDGTWYFHVTATRDVEEQSQASVDERTPIGVDIGEASLVTVCHRDESGSPVRPELWANDGKAVRRLRKTYFTAKRRLQKRGSERIAESYGDTLWSQIDNLFHRVTREVIEYAESVENPVLVLEDLTYIRENMDYGKYMNRRLHGWGFAKLHAQIRYKAAEKGIPVETVNPRNTSKACHACGEHGSRPRQATFRCSNDDCWLGEYQADVNGAINIADRYRSGESHRRSDRASRQKAGDDDSATDGASLTGPQDSHADAETQQKTCGPYAS, translated from the coding sequence GTGACCGAACTCACTGAGACGCTGGAACTCAAACTTGTGGAGCTGAACGCCCACAAGCACCGCAAACTCTGTGAGACAAAACAGGCGTACCAAGACGCCCTCAAAGCCGCGTTTAACGCGAATTGCACCACCCAGACCGAAGCGAACGATGTGGTGGTCAATTACGACCTGTCGGGATACGCGAAGAACGCCCTCAAGAAGTACGTCCCGCAACTCTGTGGGGACAGCTACAACGCTGACGAGCTTCACAACGATCACCCGGTTCGGTTCACCAACGAGGGGCCGAAGCTCGACCACCAGCCACAGAACGCCCTCGAGTGGTACGTCAAAATCCCACACCACGAAGACTACCATCTCTGGATTCCAGTACAAATCAATCCAAACCAACGGGAGTGGCTCGAGGCGTTATACGCAGACGACGCTGAAATGGGTGAATGCCGACTCATCGAACGGGACGGGACGTGGTACTTCCACGTCACCGCTACCCGCGACGTGGAGGAACAATCTCAGGCGTCCGTCGACGAGCGGACGCCGATTGGTGTGGACATCGGAGAAGCGAGTCTCGTCACGGTGTGTCACCGCGACGAGAGCGGTTCTCCGGTTCGCCCCGAACTATGGGCCAACGACGGCAAAGCCGTCCGTCGGCTCCGCAAAACCTACTTCACCGCCAAGCGGCGGCTTCAAAAGCGCGGCAGTGAGCGAATCGCGGAGTCCTACGGTGACACACTTTGGAGCCAGATCGACAATCTATTCCACCGTGTGACCCGCGAGGTCATCGAGTACGCTGAGTCTGTCGAGAATCCAGTATTGGTACTGGAAGACCTGACGTACATCCGCGAGAACATGGACTACGGCAAGTATATGAACCGGCGGTTGCACGGGTGGGGCTTTGCGAAGCTCCACGCACAAATCCGGTACAAAGCCGCCGAGAAAGGGATTCCCGTCGAGACGGTGAATCCCCGGAACACATCAAAAGCGTGCCACGCCTGCGGTGAACATGGCTCCCGGCCGCGACAGGCGACGTTCCGGTGTTCGAACGACGACTGTTGGCTCGGTGAGTACCAAGCTGACGTGAACGGGGCGATAAACATTGCAGATCGCTACCGTAGTGGAGAGAGTCACCGCCGAAGTGACCGGGCTTCCCGGCAGAAGGCTGGTGACGATGACTCGGCTACGGATGGGGCCTCTTTGACCGGGCCACAAGACAGCCACGCCGATGCTGAAACCCAGCAGAAGACGTGTGGACCGTATGCGTCTTGA